From Rhizophagus irregularis chromosome 9, complete sequence, the proteins below share one genomic window:
- a CDS encoding putrescine aminopropyltransferase, whose protein sequence is MCLEIEEVLCHEKSLYQDVLIFKSTHYGIVLVLDGVVQCTERDEFSYQEMITHIPMNCHSNPENVLVIGGGDGGVLREVAKHESVKEIVLCDIDESVIRLSKKYLPKMAIGFDNPKVTVHIGDGFEFLRDKVNSFDIIITDASDPVGPAESLFQVKYFELMKNALRPGGIISTQGECQWLHLDLITQVQSYCRELYPVVEYAYTTIPTYPSGQIGFILCSIDDKVNLKKPLRKWSEEEEEKLCRYYNSQIHEAAFILPQFTKNALKRSS, encoded by the exons ATGTGTTTAGAAATTGAAGAAGTTTTATGTCATGAAAAATCTCTATATCAAGatgttttgatttttaaatcaaCGCATTATGGTATTGTATTAGTATTAGATGGTGTAGTTCAATGTACTGAACGTGATGAATTCTC GTACCAAGAAATGATTACACATATTCCAATGAATTGTCATTCGAATCCGGAAAAT GTACTCGTAATCGGAGGAGGAGATGGTGGTGTACTTCGAGAAGTAGCTAAACATGAATCtgttaaagaaattgttttaTGTGATATTGATGAG TCTGTAATTcgtttatcaaaaaaatatttaccaaaaatgGCAATTGGATTTGATAATCCAAAAGTTACTGTACATATTGGTGAtggatttgaatttttaaggGATAAAGTTAATTcttttgatattataattactgATGCTTCAGATCCTGTTG ggccTGCTGAATCACTATTTcaagttaaatattttgaattaatgaaaaatgcGTTGCGTCCTGGCGGAATTATTTCAACTCAAg GCGAATGTCAATGGCTTCATTTAGATTTAATCACACAAGTACAATCCTATTGTCGTGAATTATATCCTGTAGTAGAATATGCTTATACTACAATTCCAACTTATCCTTCAGGTCAAATtggttttatattatgtagTATTGATGATAAAGTTAATCTAAAAAAACCTTTAAGGAAATGGtctgaagaagaagaagaaaaattatgtaGATATTATAATTCTCAAATTCATGAAGCTGCTTTTATTTTACCacaatttactaaaaatgctTTGAAAAGGAGTtcataa